A stretch of the Fusarium musae strain F31 chromosome 2, whole genome shotgun sequence genome encodes the following:
- a CDS encoding hypothetical protein (EggNog:ENOG41) — MSCMTVTDPANRASLSQNRVIVVCSARSTGKKAEGTTSRLLAVYGKLRGVGAAMCVDEEQQNELVEQARGLMLDICNDHVFAAEAYIQDPSIRGKLIQTIKDECQELVEYIVAAKRFNLEINSRAKDRVISFGEKLSCRFMAALLQDKGVESEYVDLCDSFHYDATERLDDKFYRTASEAFTRKIAACESRVPVVTGFFGNVPGSLIDGDIGRGYTDLCAALCAVGVKAEELQVWKEVDGIFSADPSKVPTARLLSSITPSEAAELTFYGSEVIHHLTMDQVIRAEPPIPIRIKNVKNPRGNGTIVVPDRILSASHQLTRDSPKPQAEHKKPKRPTAVTIKDHISVINVHSNKRSISHGFFARVFSILDTYSISVDLISTSEVHVSMAIHSSSQQVEAFGKATKELAECGDVSVLNDMAILSLVGAEMKNMVGIAGRMFSTLGEHNVNLEMISQGMYDPHLE, encoded by the exons ATGTCTTGTATGACTGTAACTGACCCCGCCAATAGAGCCAGCTTGTCTCAAAACAGAGTCATCGTCGTTTGCTCTGCCAGAAGCACGGGCAAGAAAGCTGAGGGAACCACCAGTCG ACTACTCGCCGTCTATGGTAAGCTCAGAGGTGTCGGCGCCGCCATGTGCGTCGATGAGGAGCAGCAGAATGAATTGGTTGAGCAAGCTCGTGGATTGATGCTTGATATCTGCAACGATCATGTCTTTGCTGCCGAGGCTTACATCCAAGATCCTTCTATACGCGGAAAGCTCATTCAGACAATCAAGGATGAGTGTCAAGAGCTGGTCGAGTATATCGTCGCTGCAAAGCGGTTTAACCTGGAGATCAACTCAAGAGCAAAGGATCGTGTCATCAGCTTCGGTGAGAAATTGAGCTGTCGTTTTATGGCGGCTCTTTTGCAAGATAAG GGCGTCGAGTCTGAATATGTCGATCTTTGCGATTCATTCCATTATGATGCTACCGAGAGACTCGACGACAAGTTCTACCGCACTGCCTCAGAGGCTTTCACCCGCAAGATCGCCGCCTGTGAGAGCCGCGTCCCTGTCGTTACTGGTTTCTTTGGCAACGTACCTGGCAGTCTCATCGACGGTGACATTGGTCGTGGCTACACTGATCTATGTGCGGCCCTCTGCGCCGTGGGcgtcaaggctgaggaacttCAGGTTTGGAAGGAGGTTGATGGTATCTTTTCAGCCGATCCCTCCAAGGTGCCCACCGCACGCCTGCTCTCATCTATCACACCCTCCGAAGCAGCTGAGTTGACATTTTATGGCTCAGAGGTTATCCACCATCTCACTATGGACCAAGTCATCCGTGCTGAACCGCCTATCCCCATTCGCATCAAGAACGTCAAGAATCCTCGCGGCAATGGCACTATTGTTGTTCCTGACCGCATCCTCTCGGCCAGCCATCAACTCACACGGGACTCTCCCAAGCCTCAGGCAGAACACAAGAAGCCGAAGCGACCTACAGCCGTCACTATCAAGGACCACATCAGTGTTATCAATGTGCATTCGAACAAGAGATCGATTTCGCACGGGTTCTTCGCGCGCGTCTTTTCTATCCTGGACACTTACTCCATCTCGGTCGATCTCATCTCTACTTCTGAGGTTCACGTCTCTATGGCTATCCACTCGAGCAGTCAGCAGGTCGAGGCTTTTGGTAAAGCCACTAAGGAGCTTGCTGAGTGCGGTGATGTGAGCGTGCTCAACGACATGGCCATCCTGAGCTTGGTCGGTGCtgagatgaagaacatgGTCGGAATTGCAGGTCGTATGTTTTCTACTCTGGGAGAACACAATGTCAACCTCGAGATGATCTCACAAGGTATGTATGATCCTCATCTCGAATAA